In the Streptomyces formicae genome, one interval contains:
- a CDS encoding CDP-alcohol phosphatidyltransferase family protein → MEVQETRVQTDRVLTIPNILSMARLAGVPLFLWLILRPEFGGPNSDGWALLVLAFSGISDYLDGKLARRWNQISNLGRLLDPAADRLYILSTLVGLTWREILPLWLTAVLLLRELVLLVMVGILRRHGYPPPQVNFLGKAATFNLMYAFPLLLLSDGSGWIASLAAIFGWAFAGWGTTLYWWAGILYMVQVRRLIKADRTAD, encoded by the coding sequence GTGGAGGTCCAGGAGACGCGTGTCCAGACGGACCGCGTCCTCACCATCCCGAACATCCTCAGCATGGCGCGCCTCGCGGGCGTGCCCCTCTTCCTGTGGTTGATCCTCAGGCCGGAGTTCGGCGGGCCCAACAGTGACGGATGGGCGTTGCTGGTTCTGGCGTTCAGCGGCATCAGCGACTACCTCGACGGCAAGCTCGCGCGTCGCTGGAACCAGATCAGCAACCTCGGCCGACTGCTCGACCCCGCGGCCGACCGGCTCTATATCCTCTCGACGCTGGTCGGCCTGACGTGGCGCGAGATTCTTCCGCTCTGGCTGACCGCGGTGCTCCTCCTGCGCGAGCTGGTTCTGCTGGTGATGGTCGGGATCCTCAGGCGCCACGGCTATCCGCCGCCGCAGGTGAACTTCCTGGGCAAGGCCGCCACCTTCAACCTGATGTACGCCTTTCCACTACTGCTCCTCAGCGATGGAAGTGGCTGGATCGCTTCACTCGCTGCTATTTTCGGATGGGCGTTCGCCGGATGGGGTACAACGCTGTACTGGTGGGCAGGGATCCTCTACATGGTTCAGGTCCGTCGGCTCATCAAGGCGGACAGAACAGCCGATTGA